A stretch of the Archangium violaceum genome encodes the following:
- a CDS encoding sigma-54-dependent transcriptional regulator, with amino-acid sequence MSSSLLLVDDDRTFSSLAASVLTQQGFRVRTARSLHETRMALAREAPDLIILDRRLPDGDGLSFLPELRAQVPGTVVLMVTAHGDIASAVEAIKAGARDYLSKPVELDDLVLRARRAAEDAQLQERLRRAESALEGRRRLLVPRSPAMQNTLRMLERIATSPRSPVLLLGETGVGKEVIARHLHLLREEQGPFVHVNCAALPDTMVESELFGHERGAFTDARTARRGLVEVANGGLLFLDEVGELPLPLQAKLLTFLDKGAFRRLGGSTELTSSARVVAATNRNLNEEVAAGRFREDLYFRLSVFKVEVPPLRVRREDVLPLAESLVVELCAELGRRPVGFSAAARERLERYPFPGNVRELRNVLERALVLETGPALELEALASGTPGSASPSDPNAFVVSGPPLPLEEVERRYVRHVLERLEGRRMDAARALGISYPTFLRRLGEE; translated from the coding sequence ATGAGTTCCTCCCTGCTCCTGGTGGACGACGATCGCACCTTCTCCTCGCTCGCCGCTTCCGTGCTGACGCAGCAGGGCTTCCGGGTGCGGACGGCCCGCTCGCTGCACGAGACGCGCATGGCCCTCGCCCGCGAGGCGCCGGATCTGATCATCCTCGACCGCCGGCTGCCGGATGGCGACGGGCTCTCCTTCCTTCCCGAGCTGCGCGCCCAGGTTCCCGGCACCGTGGTGCTGATGGTGACGGCGCACGGGGACATCGCCAGCGCGGTGGAGGCCATCAAGGCGGGTGCTCGCGACTACCTGTCCAAGCCGGTGGAACTGGACGACCTGGTGCTGCGCGCGCGCCGGGCCGCCGAGGACGCGCAACTCCAGGAGCGGTTGCGCCGGGCCGAGAGCGCGCTGGAGGGCCGGCGGCGTCTGTTGGTGCCCCGCTCGCCCGCCATGCAGAACACCCTGCGGATGCTCGAGCGCATCGCCACCTCGCCCCGCAGCCCCGTCCTCCTGCTGGGGGAGACGGGCGTGGGCAAGGAGGTCATCGCCCGTCACCTGCACCTGCTGCGCGAGGAGCAGGGGCCCTTCGTCCACGTCAACTGCGCGGCCCTGCCGGACACCATGGTGGAGAGCGAGCTGTTCGGCCACGAGCGGGGCGCCTTCACCGACGCGCGCACCGCCCGGCGGGGTCTGGTGGAGGTGGCCAACGGCGGTCTGCTCTTCCTCGATGAGGTGGGCGAGCTGCCGCTGCCGCTGCAGGCCAAGCTGCTCACCTTCCTGGACAAGGGCGCCTTCCGGCGGCTGGGCGGCAGCACCGAGCTGACCAGCAGCGCGCGCGTGGTGGCCGCCACCAACCGCAACCTCAACGAGGAGGTGGCCGCCGGCCGTTTCCGCGAGGACCTCTACTTCCGCCTGAGCGTCTTCAAGGTGGAGGTGCCCCCGCTCCGGGTGCGGCGCGAGGACGTGCTGCCGCTGGCCGAGTCGCTGGTGGTCGAGCTGTGCGCGGAGTTGGGCCGCCGCCCGGTGGGCTTCTCCGCCGCCGCGCGCGAGCGGCTCGAGCGCTACCCCTTCCCCGGCAACGTGCGCGAGCTGCGCAACGTCCTCGAGCGCGCCCTGGTGCTGGAGACCGGCCCCGCCCTGGAGTTGGAGGCGCTCGCGTCGGGCACCCCGGGTTCCGCCTCTCCATCCGACCCCAATGCCTTCGTGGTATCCGGCCCCCCGCTCCCCCTGGAAGAGGTGGAGCGCCGGTATGTCCGGCATGTCCTCGAGCGCCTGGAGGGGCGCCGCATGGATGCCGCCCGTGCCCTCGGCATCTCCTATCCCACCTTCCTGCGTCGGCTGGGTGAAGAGTAG
- a CDS encoding sensor histidine kinase has translation MSSRPPPPSVPSQSVALGELARAQRRAGRSAMLGLALLGMAAFASPLLAYREDLQNAREEVLGSLSSQARVQAEALGVHLGLLEAELRRLAENPQLTPEDGSSGPEMAVLDSAFHHSHLFSEGVALLSPSGRRVWSDPPQMSLGDSPLHTRPWFRRVLAEGVSDISLLEGKDGPLVVAVPILRAGEVVGLLVGELRAGARPLPGVQPGGADMTLLLDEGGQLLLPVPSPRFAWTPERAARMHLLAEAPGPLILDGKRMLGAAAPVPTPEGVSGMLLAVLEDEERDIERLRHRFLGQFLFHVALLGSTLLIFTFLLRRSYHSLMAAEERLRHQETMAALGSASQLIAHEVKNALNGIQAALSLLRPAASAGEVALPALRAQVQRLGHLARSLLSFGTPPRSAAMRHACELRLLVEEALQPVRLLPEAEDVHLEVSLAEGITVQADPALLVSAIDNLLRNAVEAGAVARDTGLRPSPWVRVTLSREAGEAVVRVEDNAGGVDPNLEPRLWEPFATARAKGVGLGLPMARAAVEAHGGSLTYTRLPDGSRFTLRLPLESTT, from the coding sequence ATGTCGTCACGGCCGCCCCCTCCGTCCGTTCCATCCCAGTCTGTCGCGCTCGGGGAACTTGCTCGCGCGCAGCGGCGTGCCGGCCGCTCCGCCATGCTGGGGCTGGCGCTGCTCGGTATGGCGGCGTTCGCCAGTCCCCTGCTCGCCTACCGTGAGGACCTGCAGAACGCCCGTGAGGAAGTGCTCGGGAGCCTCTCCAGTCAGGCCCGGGTGCAGGCCGAGGCGTTGGGTGTGCACCTGGGCCTGTTGGAGGCGGAGCTGCGCCGTCTGGCCGAGAACCCTCAGCTCACTCCCGAGGATGGCTCCTCCGGCCCGGAGATGGCCGTGTTGGACAGCGCCTTCCACCACTCGCACCTCTTCTCGGAGGGGGTGGCACTGCTCTCCCCCTCGGGACGCCGTGTGTGGAGCGACCCGCCCCAGATGTCACTGGGAGACTCGCCCCTGCATACCCGGCCCTGGTTCCGCCGGGTGCTGGCGGAAGGTGTGTCGGACATCAGCCTGCTGGAGGGAAAGGACGGGCCGCTGGTGGTGGCGGTGCCCATCCTCCGCGCCGGGGAGGTGGTGGGCCTGTTGGTAGGCGAGCTGCGGGCGGGAGCTCGTCCGCTGCCGGGCGTCCAGCCGGGGGGCGCGGACATGACGCTGTTGCTGGATGAAGGCGGACAGCTGCTGCTGCCCGTTCCCTCGCCGCGCTTCGCGTGGACTCCGGAGCGCGCCGCGCGCATGCACCTGCTGGCCGAGGCTCCCGGTCCCCTCATCCTGGATGGCAAGCGCATGCTGGGCGCGGCGGCTCCGGTTCCGACACCGGAAGGTGTCAGCGGCATGTTGCTGGCCGTGCTCGAGGACGAGGAGCGGGACATCGAGCGCCTGCGCCACCGCTTCCTCGGGCAATTCCTCTTCCATGTCGCCCTGCTGGGCAGCACCCTGCTGATCTTCACCTTCCTGCTGCGGCGCTCGTACCATTCGTTGATGGCCGCGGAGGAGCGGCTGCGGCACCAGGAGACGATGGCCGCGCTGGGCTCGGCCAGTCAGCTCATCGCCCACGAGGTGAAGAACGCCCTCAACGGCATCCAGGCGGCCCTCTCCCTGTTGCGGCCCGCCGCCTCCGCGGGGGAGGTGGCCTTGCCGGCCCTGCGTGCCCAGGTGCAACGGCTGGGGCATCTGGCGCGCTCGCTGCTGTCCTTCGGCACCCCACCGCGTTCCGCCGCCATGCGCCACGCCTGCGAGCTGCGCCTGCTCGTGGAGGAGGCCCTGCAGCCGGTGCGCCTGCTGCCAGAGGCGGAGGACGTGCACCTGGAGGTGTCGCTGGCGGAGGGCATCACCGTGCAGGCGGACCCGGCGCTGCTGGTGTCCGCCATCGACAACCTGCTGCGCAACGCGGTGGAGGCGGGCGCGGTGGCGCGCGACACGGGCCTGCGTCCCTCCCCGTGGGTACGGGTGACCCTCTCGCGCGAGGCCGGGGAGGCCGTGGTTCGGGTGGAGGACAACGCGGGTGGGGTGGACCCGAACCTGGAACCCCGTTTGTGGGAGCCCTTCGCCACCGCGCGCGCCAAGGGCGTGGGTCTGGGGTTGCCCATGGCCCGTGCTGCCGTCGAGGCCCACGGCGGGAGCCTCACCTATACCCGATTGCCCGATGGCAGCCGCTTCACCCTTCGGCTGCCCCTGGAGAGCACCACATGA
- a CDS encoding X2-like carbohydrate binding domain-containing protein yields the protein MVVLFSHVNLTVGVTAVCKRYLNGRSVALVLAVVVSSILAAAVPEAQAAPGAAYTWRNVVTGGGGGFIPGIVFNTKEKDLIYARTDIGGAYRWDAATSSWIPLSDSTGWVDWNKNGVDALATDPVEPNRVYMATGTYTNDWDTNGQIMRSTDKGDTWQVTPLPFKVGGNMPGRSMGERLVIDPNKNNILFFGARSGNGLWRSTDYGATWTKVTSFPNPGTYVQDPTNSYGNDIVGLAWITFDPRTGSAGSATQTIYVGVADKENNVFRSTDGGATWAAVPGQPVGYLPHHGELSSNGNLYISYSDGVGPYDGTQGDVWKFNTATGVWTNISPVPSSSSDNYFGYGGLAVDARNPNTIMVATLNSWWPDAIIFRSTDGGATWSRIWDWDGYPSRKLRYTHDISAAPWLTMGIEPIPPTPSPKLGWMIGDLEIDPFNSNRMMYGTGATLYGTNNLTDWDVGGTVKISVMARGIEETAVMELISPPSGAPLISALGDISGFRHDDLTTPPAKTMSVPQWSTTYGIDYAELNPGFMVRVGMADYASDSNARSVGLSHDGGANWYKASSEPTGTKGGGTVAVAADGTSIVWSTSDVGVYYSKSGGNGWTASAGIPAGAKIASDRVNPNKFYAYSAGRFYVSTNGGATFTLTGAAGLPSSGAASLKAVPGREGDVWFAGGNENPGPHGLWHSTDSGTSFTKLANVQEADGVGFGKAAPGQSYMALYVIAKIDGVRGFFRSDDAGASWVRINDDQHQYARVTTITGDPRVYGRVYVGTNGRGIVYGEPAGGEPPPPVNQSTITPTSASFDKKTDKQADLPVTMTLNGNTLVRISNGAATLVAGTDYTVSGSTVILSKRYLANQPVGTTNLTFHFSAGSSPVLAVTVTDTTSTGSGNLKVQMYNGSTAASLNSINPRFKLVNTGTSAVALSTVKLRYYYSIDGEKEQSFFCDWSQVGGSNVTGTFVKMTTPTPDADHYLEIGFTSGAGGLAAGQSIDVQVRFAKSDWSNYTQTGDYSFAPTGTAYSDWRKAPAYISGSLQWGLEP from the coding sequence GTGGTGGTTTTGTTTTCGCACGTCAACCTGACGGTGGGGGTCACGGCTGTGTGTAAGAGATATCTCAATGGACGCAGTGTTGCTTTGGTGCTGGCTGTCGTCGTCAGCTCGATTCTGGCGGCTGCCGTGCCGGAGGCGCAGGCGGCGCCAGGTGCCGCATACACCTGGCGCAACGTCGTCACGGGCGGTGGTGGCGGTTTCATCCCGGGGATCGTCTTCAATACGAAAGAGAAGGATCTGATCTACGCCCGAACCGATATTGGCGGCGCGTACCGCTGGGATGCGGCGACCTCCAGCTGGATTCCGCTCTCCGATTCGACGGGCTGGGTGGATTGGAACAAGAACGGCGTGGATGCCCTGGCGACCGACCCGGTCGAGCCGAACCGCGTCTACATGGCGACCGGCACCTATACGAACGATTGGGATACGAACGGCCAGATCATGCGTTCGACCGACAAGGGCGATACGTGGCAGGTGACCCCGCTCCCATTCAAGGTCGGCGGCAATATGCCCGGGCGCTCCATGGGTGAGCGTCTGGTGATCGATCCGAACAAGAACAACATCCTCTTCTTCGGCGCCCGGAGCGGCAACGGACTTTGGAGGAGCACGGACTACGGCGCGACCTGGACCAAGGTCACCAGCTTCCCCAACCCCGGTACCTATGTTCAAGACCCCACCAACTCCTACGGGAACGACATCGTGGGGCTGGCCTGGATCACGTTCGACCCGCGAACGGGTTCAGCTGGCAGCGCGACGCAGACGATCTACGTCGGCGTAGCGGACAAGGAGAACAACGTGTTCCGAAGCACGGATGGTGGTGCCACCTGGGCGGCGGTTCCCGGACAGCCCGTGGGCTATCTGCCGCACCATGGGGAGCTGTCCTCCAATGGCAACCTCTACATCTCCTATAGCGATGGCGTCGGCCCCTACGATGGCACCCAGGGAGACGTGTGGAAGTTCAATACGGCGACGGGCGTCTGGACGAACATCAGCCCCGTTCCGAGCAGCAGCTCCGACAACTATTTCGGCTACGGCGGCCTTGCCGTCGATGCGCGGAACCCGAACACGATCATGGTCGCCACCCTGAACTCCTGGTGGCCGGATGCCATCATCTTCCGGAGCACGGACGGCGGTGCGACCTGGAGCCGGATCTGGGACTGGGATGGCTACCCGAGCCGGAAGCTTCGGTATACGCATGACATTTCGGCCGCGCCCTGGCTGACGATGGGCATCGAGCCCATCCCGCCGACTCCCTCTCCCAAGCTGGGTTGGATGATAGGAGATCTCGAGATCGACCCGTTCAACTCCAACCGGATGATGTACGGGACGGGCGCGACCCTGTACGGCACGAACAACCTGACGGACTGGGATGTCGGCGGCACGGTGAAGATCTCCGTCATGGCCAGGGGAATCGAGGAAACGGCCGTCATGGAGTTGATCAGTCCGCCGTCCGGTGCGCCGCTCATCAGCGCGCTGGGCGATATCTCCGGCTTCCGTCATGACGACCTGACGACGCCTCCCGCCAAGACGATGTCCGTCCCGCAGTGGAGCACGACGTACGGCATCGACTACGCGGAGCTCAACCCGGGCTTCATGGTTCGTGTCGGGATGGCGGATTACGCGTCGGACTCCAATGCCAGGTCGGTGGGCCTTTCCCATGATGGAGGCGCGAACTGGTACAAGGCCTCCTCCGAGCCGACGGGAACGAAAGGCGGAGGTACGGTGGCGGTCGCGGCCGATGGCACCTCCATCGTGTGGAGCACGTCGGATGTCGGGGTGTACTACTCGAAGTCGGGCGGCAATGGCTGGACGGCCAGTGCCGGTATTCCGGCGGGTGCGAAGATCGCCTCCGACCGCGTGAACCCGAACAAGTTCTACGCCTACTCGGCCGGAAGGTTCTATGTCAGCACGAACGGTGGCGCCACATTCACCCTGACGGGCGCGGCGGGTCTTCCCAGCAGCGGAGCCGCTTCACTCAAGGCCGTACCAGGCCGCGAGGGCGACGTCTGGTTCGCTGGCGGCAATGAGAATCCCGGGCCCCATGGCCTGTGGCACTCGACCGATTCCGGCACGAGCTTCACGAAGCTGGCGAACGTGCAGGAGGCCGATGGAGTCGGTTTCGGCAAAGCGGCGCCGGGACAGAGCTACATGGCGTTGTACGTCATCGCGAAGATCGACGGGGTGCGCGGCTTCTTCCGTTCGGATGATGCGGGAGCTTCCTGGGTGAGGATCAACGACGATCAGCATCAGTATGCGAGAGTCACGACCATCACCGGGGATCCGAGAGTGTACGGCCGCGTGTACGTGGGCACGAACGGCCGCGGTATCGTCTATGGCGAGCCGGCCGGCGGTGAGCCGCCGCCGCCGGTCAATCAGTCGACCATCACTCCGACGAGTGCCTCTTTCGACAAGAAGACGGACAAGCAGGCCGACCTTCCGGTGACGATGACGCTGAATGGGAACACGCTGGTCCGCATCAGCAATGGCGCGGCGACGCTCGTGGCCGGTACGGATTACACCGTCTCTGGCTCGACCGTCATCCTTTCGAAGCGCTATCTGGCCAACCAGCCTGTCGGGACGACGAACCTGACCTTCCATTTCAGCGCGGGCTCATCTCCCGTTCTGGCCGTCACCGTGACCGATACGACCTCCACTGGCTCGGGGAATCTCAAGGTGCAGATGTACAATGGGTCCACCGCGGCGTCCCTCAATTCCATCAACCCGAGATTCAAGCTCGTCAATACCGGAACGAGCGCTGTAGCGCTTTCCACGGTCAAGCTCCGGTATTACTACTCCATCGATGGGGAGAAGGAGCAGAGCTTCTTCTGTGATTGGTCCCAGGTTGGTGGTTCGAATGTGACCGGGACCTTCGTCAAGATGACGACGCCAACGCCCGATGCCGATCATTATCTCGAGATCGGTTTCACGAGCGGAGCAGGCGGTCTCGCGGCCGGGCAGAGCATCGACGTTCAGGTGAGGTTCGCGAAGTCCGACTGGAGCAACTATACGCAGACGGGTGATTACTCCTTTGCTCCGACCGGCACGGCCTATTCGGACTGGAGGAAAGCACCCGCGTACATCTCCGGCAGCCTCCAGTGGGGCCTCGAGCCCTGA